The following is a genomic window from Magnetococcales bacterium.
CACCCGTTCCTATGCCACCTTCTCCCACCCGGACATCACCCCGGTGGTGACCGTGGGTTCGCGTCATGTCCTGGAACTGTTTCACGGTCCGACCCTGGCTTTCAAGGATGTGGCCCTCCAGTTTCTGGGCAACCTGTTTGCCTACCTTCTGGCGCGCAGTGGCGGACGGTTGAATATTCTGGGGGCCACCTCCGGGGATACCGGTTCCGCCGCCATCCATGGCGTGCGCGGCAAGGAACGCATCCATATTTTCATCATTCACCCGCATGGCCGGGTCTCGCCGATCCAGGAACGCCAGATGACCACGGTCCTGGATGCCAACGTCCACAACATTGCCGTCCAGGGGGATTTTGACGATGGACAACGCATCGTCAAGGCCCTGTTCAACGACCTGGAGTTCAAGAATGCCTTTCAGCTCGGGGCCGTCAACTCCATCAACTGGGCACGCATTCTGGCGCAGATTGTCTACTATGTGTATGCCTGGGGCCGGGTCAGCGGCGGCGATACGGGACGGGCGGTGACCTTTTCCGTTCCGACCGGAAATTTCGGGGATATTTTTGCCGGCTACATGGCCCGTCGCATGGGATTGCCGATCCGGCGTCTCATTCTGGCCACCAACCGCAATGACATTCTGACCCGCTTCATGGCCACCGGTGTCTATCAAACGGGTCAGGTCATGCCGACCATCAGTCCCTCCATGGACATTCAGGTTTCGTCCAATTTTGAGCGGTATCTCTATTATCTCTTCGCTGCCGATACGGCGCGGGTACGTACCAGCATGGAGAGTCTGGCCCGCACGGGACGGTTTCAGGTCACGGCTGCCGAACAGGCCACCGCAGCCCGGGAATTTCC
Proteins encoded in this region:
- a CDS encoding threonine synthase codes for the protein MRYISTRGGVQPVGFAEAVMMGLATDGGLLLPERIPTIAAPTWRQWATLSFQDLAMEVMAPFVGEAIPAADLQNLITRSYATFSHPDITPVVTVGSRHVLELFHGPTLAFKDVALQFLGNLFAYLLARSGGRLNILGATSGDTGSAAIHGVRGKERIHIFIIHPHGRVSPIQERQMTTVLDANVHNIAVQGDFDDGQRIVKALFNDLEFKNAFQLGAVNSINWARILAQIVYYVYAWGRVSGGDTGRAVTFSVPTGNFGDIFAGYMARRMGLPIRRLILATNRNDILTRFMATGVYQTGQVMPTISPSMDIQVSSNFERYLYYLFAADTARVRTSMESLARTGRFQVTAAEQATAAREFPAMAASETATTQQIRDTFARYRYLLDPHTAVGFHAAQAEEGPVVCLATAHPAKFADAVAQAIGHPPELPAAFAGIMDLPTRCQVLPADADAVRRFMAETMEKE